ATGAGGGTACTCTTTCAGTTTCAGCAGGCAGGAGGCGCATCCGGTAATGACCGCCTTGAATGGCTCCAATCTATCAAGATTGTATTTCGCTTTCTCGATGAGACTGGCGCGATGACCATAAACTTCTTGGGGCAAGCCGCAGCATTTTTGAGGCGGGAGAGAGACATTGACGCCAAGGCGGTCGAAAACTGTGAAGATGGCGTCGCCCACTTTTGAGGCGAGAAGATTATCGGCGCAGCCATGAAAGAGGGCGACCTCGCCGTCATCAGAAATCCGCTCCGGATGTCGCTGCCGCAAGGTTCTTTTTGCCAGAGACGGGAACTTGACGGAGGAGTCGAATCCAAATTTTCTGCCTCCCAGTATCGCCGTTAGTTTCTTCCCGGTTGGAGTACCGAGCAACGGCTGGGCCACTTTCCCCAGTTTGAGCGAAAGATTGAAAAGCGGTTCGGTGTCGGTGAAACCGACGGCTGCTTTGGAGATAAATGACGGCTTGATAGCGCGGAACTTGATGATTTCGGCGGAGATATCGACTCCGGCGGGACAGACAGTAGCGCAGTTCTTGCAGTTAAGGCAGTATTGAAGGTATTGCGAGAGATTACGGCGCTCTTCGCCCGATTGATTAATCATCCGGAGCCATCCCCGCGGGGAGAAATCTTCACGGCGGAAATAGTCATACGCCGGACAGTAGCCGTTGCATTTCCCGCAAGCGGCGCAATACAACTTAATCTTATCGTAATCGATAAAAGCGGTAAAGGGAGCGTCACTGAGGATGACGCCGGGCGAGAGGATATTCTTGGGGTCAAGCAGTTGTTTGATGCGAGCGAAAATCTGGTAGATTTCCTCGCCATAGATTTTGCGCACCAGCGGGGCGCGCAGACGGCCATCAGCATGCTCTGCTGTCGAAGAACCACCCAGAGAAATGACCTGGTCATAAATCTGGTCATAGAGCCTCACGGCAAGTTCCATATCGTTCTTGTCGTTCAGGTCAAAAAGAGGGCGAATATGCAGATTGCCATCACCAATATGGCCAAAAACGCCGTATGTGAGACGGTGCGAATCAAAAAGTTCGGTGATATATTTGATAAAAGAGGGAATCTGTTCCGGCGGAAGAGAAACATCTTCCACTAGCGGAACCGGCCTCTTTTTTGGATGGTGACGATAGAGGGTCGGGACAATCGCTTTGCGGGCGCGCCAGAGTGCGGCGGTAGAGACCGAATCTTCGGCGATTTCCGGTGGTGAAGAGAGAGCCAAGCGGTCGGCGAGTTCTTCAAAGGAAGGGCGAGAGGATTCCATATTTTCATCAAATTCGACTAACAGCATTGCCGCGGCTGAGTTCGGGATACCGAATTTCTCCCGGCCTATCAAGTCCAGGGTGGAGCCGTCAACAATCTCCAGACCGGAGGGGGCAAGAGCCAAGATCGGCTCCACGGCGCTGCCGGCATCAAACAGCGAACGGAAATAGAGCCGGGCAGTAAGCCGCTGCGCCGGAATACTACGAAGCCGCAGTTTACAGGAGGTAAAGAGGGCGAGTGTCCCTTCACTGCCGACCAGCAGGGCCGGTATATTGAAGACTCCGTTATCCAAGTCGCGGACGACCTGAAGAAGATTGTATCCGGAAGAGTTTTTCTTGAGACGAGGCCAGCGGCTTTTAATAAGCGCGCTATTTTTTCGGAGCAGCTCCAGAACCGCCTTGAATTCGGTATGGACGGCAAGAAATGCCGACAATTCCGGTGTATTTAATCGCATCGGGCGGAGAGTAACATCTCTGCCGTCAGACAGGATGACGTCCATCTCCTCCACAAAATCGGAGGTCAAACCATATTTGACCGAGCGGGGTCCTGAGGAGTTGTTGGCAAGCATCCCCCCTATCTGGCAAGAATCACCCGATGATGGGTCGGGGGGAAAAAAGAGGTGATGTTTTCTGAGCGCCAGATTCAACTCATCATAGATGATTCCAACCTGGGTGGCGACAGTCTTTGCGACCGGGTCAATATCCAAAATCGAGCGGAAATTGCTGAAATCGAGAATGAAGCCGTCACCGACAGCGCCTCCGGAAAGGCCGGTGCCGCCGCCACGGGCGGTAACTGAGCCGCCTGTCTTTTCAGCCTTGCGAAGCGCATCGACGACATCATCACGACTCCTGAC
This sequence is a window from Candidatus Zixiibacteriota bacterium. Protein-coding genes within it:
- a CDS encoding FAD-binding and (Fe-S)-binding domain-containing protein, which produces MPQLSRKATLSAYSSDASIYSLTPREVISVRSRDDVVDALRKAEKTGGSVTARGGGTGLSGGAVGDGFILDFSNFRSILDIDPVAKTVATQVGIIYDELNLALRKHHLFFPPDPSSGDSCQIGGMLANNSSGPRSVKYGLTSDFVEEMDVILSDGRDVTLRPMRLNTPELSAFLAVHTEFKAVLELLRKNSALIKSRWPRLKKNSSGYNLLQVVRDLDNGVFNIPALLVGSEGTLALFTSCKLRLRSIPAQRLTARLYFRSLFDAGSAVEPILALAPSGLEIVDGSTLDLIGREKFGIPNSAAAMLLVEFDENMESSRPSFEELADRLALSSPPEIAEDSVSTAALWRARKAIVPTLYRHHPKKRPVPLVEDVSLPPEQIPSFIKYITELFDSHRLTYGVFGHIGDGNLHIRPLFDLNDKNDMELAVRLYDQIYDQVISLGGSSTAEHADGRLRAPLVRKIYGEEIYQIFARIKQLLDPKNILSPGVILSDAPFTAFIDYDKIKLYCAACGKCNGYCPAYDYFRREDFSPRGWLRMINQSGEERRNLSQYLQYCLNCKNCATVCPAGVDISAEIIKFRAIKPSFISKAAVGFTDTEPLFNLSLKLGKVAQPLLGTPTGKKLTAILGGRKFGFDSSVKFPSLAKRTLRQRHPERISDDGEVALFHGCADNLLASKVGDAIFTVFDRLGVNVSLPPQKCCGLPQEVYGHRASLIEKAKYNLDRLEPFKAVITGCASCLLKLKEYPH